The segment AAGGATGAAGCACGAGGTCTGGCTCGATGAGAAGGAGGGAGTTCTTTTCGTCCGCTACGTCGGCGACATAACTGTCGAGGATTACAGCGAGGTCAGCGACCGCGTCCTCGAGTTTACTCCCGAACAGAGAATGCTGACCTTCGTTGATATGTCCCAGGCGAAGGTTGCAAAACTTGACCGCAAGAGCCGTGCGGCGATTGACAAAAGGGTTCAATCCCTTCTGCATGATAATGCGAGAGCGGCCGTCCTTATCACCTCTCCGGTGATACGCATGATGACCAAGATATTTCTCGGCACTGTAAAGCAGAAGGTCGAGACGCGAATCTTCGCAGACCAGGAAGAAGCCCTTGTTTGGCTGAAAGGAGAGAAATGAAGCACAAGCTTTACTACGACGAAGAAAACAAGCTGGTAGTGTTGGAAGTGGAGGACGAATTCACGCTTG is part of the bacterium genome and harbors:
- a CDS encoding STAS/SEC14 domain-containing protein, coding for MAEGRRMKHEVWLDEKEGVLFVRYVGDITVEDYSEVSDRVLEFTPEQRMLTFVDMSQAKVAKLDRKSRAAIDKRVQSLLHDNARAAVLITSPVIRMMTKIFLGTVKQKVETRIFADQEEALVWLKGEK